The Acidobacteriota bacterium sequence ATCGATTCCGCCTCAACCGAACGACTTCAGGGAACTGTGTAGCAGCTACACAGATGTGTAGCTGCTACACAGTTTTCCTTAATTGAATAAATAATTTAATTTATCTGAGATTTACCGGGTCTTGGGCGGGAACTGTGTAGCAGCTACACAGTTCCCGCCCAAGACCCGGAATTCATCTCATCCAATCAAACTGTTGCAATCAAACAGCCTAAGCGATTTCAGAGGTTCCACAAGCGAATGGCACAAACGTTGCCATATGGTATGTCGCGCGAAACAAAAAAAATTAAAGGAGATGTGGAAAATGATTAACGAAATGATCAATAACGATGGTGAATTGTTAGTGGAGTTGGAAATCGTCGAAATGGAAGAGGTGGTTGCACCTGGAATCTTGATTGTCAACTAAGCCGACAAGAATCTCAAAATGCGCGGCGATTATGAGCCTACGTCAACGACACCCTACCCCCGCTCGTGACGATACTTGCTCTTAATCGCCGCGTTTCTCTTTTTATGAAAGGCAAAATCAAATGTTAAGAAACCTCCCCAAACTTAATCTAAATTTTTCGGATATGGTATCCGGCGATAATGCGATTTTTATCGTCCCGGAAATTGAAACCGAACGATTACGGTTACGAAGATTTGCCTCGAATGATTATGATGCCCTTTATCGAATCTTCTCAAACCCGGAAGTCATCAAATTTTTTGGCGAAGGAGACCCGCCTTCAAAAGAAGAAACAGAAGCCCTCCTCAACCGCTATATTGATGCCTACTGGCAAGAACATCATCTCGGTAAATGGGCAGTGATTGATAAACCGTCAAAAACTCTTATCGGTTTTTGCGGGTTCACCATGATTCGTAAAATACCGGAAATCGCCTATATGTTTGCTCAGGAATACTGGGGTCGGGGATTAGCCACCGAAGCCGCTGCCGCCTGTCTCGGATATGGATTCGAGGTTGTCGGTATCGAAAGCGCCATCGCCTATACCAGACCTGAAAATCAGGCGTCGAAACGTGTCCTTGAAAAAATCGGGATGATTTATGAGAATATCGAAGCCCACTATGGCTATGTCTTCGACAAGTATGGCATCAACCGGCAGGATTATCGAAAATTCAACCATCAATTAACCTCAAGCAGCTAACCCGACCCCGATTATTAATGGGTTCGGCATAATTTGGGATGTCTCATGTTTAAAGAGCCGCAAAATGAAATTCAGTTTTGCCGGTATCCACCTAAGGTTTCCGATGCCGTTGATGTGACCGAACAAACCGAAGGTGAGACGACACGTTACATCGTTAGAAATAAACTCAATGCCAAATATTTCTTATTAAGGCTCCCCGAATATCTGATTTTCAAACAGTTGGATGGAACCCAAACGCTATCGGATATTGCACAAGGCGGACGCCGTCAAACAGC is a genomic window containing:
- a CDS encoding GNAT family N-acetyltransferase, giving the protein MLRNLPKLNLNFSDMVSGDNAIFIVPEIETERLRLRRFASNDYDALYRIFSNPEVIKFFGEGDPPSKEETEALLNRYIDAYWQEHHLGKWAVIDKPSKTLIGFCGFTMIRKIPEIAYMFAQEYWGRGLATEAAAACLGYGFEVVGIESAIAYTRPENQASKRVLEKIGMIYENIEAHYGYVFDKYGINRQDYRKFNHQLTSSS